Proteins encoded together in one Triticum dicoccoides isolate Atlit2015 ecotype Zavitan chromosome 7B, WEW_v2.0, whole genome shotgun sequence window:
- the LOC119336962 gene encoding GDSL esterase/lipase At1g28580-like: MAIIGGTVLDYSNASLKFTAYDGSMNTQMDNFQQLLPSICGTQQSCKMYLAKTLFVLQLGENDYSIQLVNGSTVDEASKNIPRIVNTIISGVEKLMALGAVDIVVSNIAPMGCFPFYLSMFESTNKSDYDKYGCLRNHNALFKRHNSFLQSSLSKLQKKHPRTRIMYADLASHIYQIVQDPRKFGFETALMSCCGKAGAPHRFDPFTLCGMDGSSVCHDPGSHLLWDGMHLSDTANRRIGEGRLSGPYCHPPILQ, from the exons ATGGCCATCATCGGCGGCACCGTACTTGACTACAGCAACGCCAGCCTCAAGTTCACTGCCTATGACGGCTCCATGAACACCCAGATGGACAATTTCCAGCAATTGTTGCCTTCAATCTGTGGAACACAGCAGA GTTGCAAGATGTATTTGGCCAAGACCCTGTTCGTGCTCCAGTTGGGGGAGAATGACTACAGCATCCAGCTGGTAAATGGATCCACGGTAGACGAGGCCAGTAAGAACATACCCAGAATAGTGAACACCATCATATCTGGTGTGGAG AAATTAATGGCACTCGGCGCAGTTGACATTGTGGTGTCAAACATTGCTCCAATGGGTTGCTTTCCATTTTACCTGAGCATGTTCGAGAGCACCAACAAAAGTGACTATGACAAGTACGGGTGCCTGAGAAACCACAACGCGCTGTTCAAAAGGCACAACTCTTTCCTCCAGAGCAGCCTCTCAAAGCTTCAAAAGAAGCATCCACGCACACGGATCATGTATGCCGACCTCGCAAGCCACATCTACCAAATAGTGCAAGATCCCAGAAAATTTG GCTTTGAGACCGCCCTCATGAGCTGTTGCGGAAAGGCCGGCGCACCGCATAGATTTGATCCGTTCACCTTGTGCGGGATGGATGGCTCGAGCGTTTGCCATGACCCAGGGAGCCACCTCCTCTGGGATGGTATGCACCTGAGCGACACCGCTAACAGAAGGATCGGCGAGGGCCGGCTCAGCGGCCCGTACTGCCACCCACCAATTCTGCAGTGA